The following nucleotide sequence is from Nesterenkonia xinjiangensis.
TCGACCTCCTGCGGGCCGGCGATGGTGCGCTGCCGCTGGGCGACCGCATCACCGATGACGTCGACCATGGCCAGCCGTCCCTTGATCTCCGCGACGCGCGGGTCCTGCTCCTCCACACCACGCACCCCGGGGTAGAGCTCGGCCAGCGAAGACATCACCACGCCGGTCTCGCCGAGCGAGGGCAACACACGGTCGATGTAGGACATGAAGGTGGAGTTGGGCCCCACGATCAGCACACCGGCGGACTTCAGCCGCTCACGGTGGCTGTAGAGCAGGTACGCCGCGCGGTGCAGCGCCACCGCGGTCTTCCCCGTGCCGGGGCCGCCCTGGACCACGAGCACCCCAGAGAGGTCAGAGCGGATCACCCGGTCCTGCTCGGCCTGGATGGTCGCGACGATGTCACCCATCTGACCCGTGCGGCGCGCGTTCAGCGCCGCCAGCAGCGCACCGTCGCCGTGGTTCTCGGCGGTCTCCTCCAGCAGGTCGGGGTCGAGGACTTCATCCTCCACGCCCTGGACCTCACGGCGACGCAGCATCAGATGACGCCGACGTCGCACCCCCTGCCTGTCGAAGGCGGTGGCCTGATAGAAGACCCCTGACTCCGGAGCGCGCCAGTCCAACATGAGTCGCTGACGCTGCGCCGTGGTCAGTCCGATACGTCCGATGTATCGGCAGGTGCCGCCGTCGAGGTCCAGTCGTCCGAAGACCAGCCTGTCGTCCACCGCGTTGAGCTGGGCCAGCCGATCCTGGTACATGGTCGCGAAGGCGTCGCGTTCGGAGACGTTCTGCATCGTGCCCTGCGCCCCGGTGCCGCGCACCTGGGACAGCTGGGTCTCCTTCTCCGCCCGGAGCTCATCGAGCCGGTGATAGAGCAGCGCCACATAGTCGCGCTCCTGGTCGACTCCGGCGTCGAGGGCAGGGACCGGTACATCGGCATCGGCGGGTTGATCTCTCACTGAACCTCCGGAGCGACCGTTGCGCACGGCCGGGCGATCCGGGACGACCTCGGACGGGCTCGAGCTGGTGGTGTCACTCATCAAGCGGATCGGCTCTCATGTCTGAAACAGATGACCACCCATCCTACCCGCATCGCGGTGAACTGGACATGACGACGTCGCCGTCAGCCCGCGTGCTCCTGGGTGGAGCTCCGCAGCGGGACGTTCCGCCCCGGACGATAGGCCGAGACGCTGGAGGCTCGGGCCACCCAGTATCGCCAGGGGAACTCCGCTCCACCGCCCGCTCCGGAGACGCCCACCCGTGGGCCGGAGAGAATCTCGGCGGCAGGCTCCGAGGGCGGGGCGAGCACGAACGCCGCGCCCTCCCCCGGGAGATCCACAAGCTGGTGCTCCTCCGAGGAGGTGAGCGCCACCGGCGTGGCATCCATCGACAAGGTGATGCCGAGCCCCTGACCCAGCCGTCCAGGTCCGGAGAGCAGCTTCACCCCGGTGTCGCGGCGCCGCCGCTCCACCGCCAGCTCATGCCCGTGGAGCACCTCCCCGGCTCGCAGCAGCACTCCCCCGGCCGTGCCCTCAGGGCCGCAGGCCAGGTTCAGACAGCGGTGGATCCCGTAGTTCAGATAGACGTAGGTGCGCCGCGGCGGGCCGAACAGGGAATCATTGCGTGCGGTGCGGCCGCGGAAGCTGTGCGCCCCCGGATCCTCACCCTGGTCCCCGTAGGCCTCCACCTCGGTGAGCCGCACGGTCACCGCACCCTGTGGGGTGGTCACCGTGAGTCGACATCCGAGCAGGGCAGGGGCCAGGGACGTGGCGTGGCCGTCGAAGAGCGCATCGAGCTGCTGAAGTTCCACGGCCCCATTCTTCCAGGGCCGCGCCTGCGAACCCCGCAGCCTCAGAGGTTCGGTGCGGTCCGCCAGTCCGGAAAGGGGTCCGGGAACGTGGCCCACAGCATCGGACCGGCGGCCAGTTCGTCGTCGTCGAGGGCCGCCTCGTCCAACGCCGCGGTCAGCCGGTCCGCGTCCAGGCCCAGCCCGAAGATGGCGAGCTCCTGGCCGAAGGCGAGCACCTCGTCCTCCGTCCGCATCTGATGGTCGAAGCTCAGCGGCTCCAGGGCGAAGCCGGCACCCACGTGATCCCACTGCGCGGTGACATGTGGACGTGTGGCCAGTCGGCAGAAGCCCGCGGAGCGCACGACCTGGCCGGCGCCGCGCTCGAAGAGGTACGTCTCCAGGACCGCATGCAGGCGCCCCGGGTGGAAGGGGCGCAGCTGCTCATAATGCACCACCGTCACGTCCTCGGACCGGATCGACGGGTCGAAGTCCGCATTGAGCAGGCTCACCCATCCGGCGCGCGTCTGCTCCTGGGAGTACTCCTCCTCGTGGACCGGGCGCGGCCCGACGGCGCGCTCCGCAGCACGGCTGACCGAGGCCTGCGGGCTCAGTGCGCTGAGCAGGGCCTCCAGGGTGTGGATGCGTCGGGCGGACAGCCCGGCCGTGTTGACCAGCACGATCTCCGAGGCGTACTCGATCTGCTGGACCATCAGCTCGGCGCGGGCGGCATGGTGGGTTCCGTCGAGAAGGGGCACGAAGTCCTCGGCCTCCAGGTCCGTGACGAGGTGCGTCGCGTCGACCACGCAGATCACCGCGCTCAGCCGGGTGGGCATGGAGGGGTCGGCGAGCATGCCGATGATCTCCATGGCCGGGGTCTCCAGCGGATGCTCCACGACCAGCCCGCTGGTCGCTCGCATCCGACCCAGCAGGGAGACCGCCTGGTCCAGCACCTCCGGCTCGGTACGCAGCCGACGCGCGGGCAGCAGGACACGCCCCTCGGACGTCGCAAGCCGTTCGGCGTGCTCCTGCCGCTCCGGGCCGCAGGCCCCGACGACGGCGACCACGTCCACCCGGCGTCCGATGCCGCCGGCCTCCGGGGCCTCCTCCGATGAGAGATCCATTCGCGTCCTTCCAGGGTCGAAGCGTATGATCACCGCTAATGCTAATCATTATCACTAGGAGGTCACAATGAAGGTCCGCAAGTCCCTGCGCTCTCTGAAGAAGAAGCCCGGCTCCCAGGTGGTGCGCCGCCGCGGCAAGACCTACGTCATCAACAAGAAGAACCCACGACTGAAGGCCCGGCAGGGCTGAGCTCATGCCCCGGCTCGACGAGTACGAGCTGATCGGCGAGCTCCATGACCTCTTCCTGGGCGAGGAGGTGTGGAGCTCGATCCGACCCGCTCTCCAGGACGCATTCGGACCGCTGCCGGAGACGGCGCTCGTGGCGGACATCGGGGCGGGCACCGGATTGAGCACCCGGCTGCTGGCCGGATGCTTCCCCGGGCGCCTGGCCGCGGTGGAGCCGTCGGCGCTCATGCGGACCGGCCTGCTGACCCGGACCTCCGACGACGCCGCTCTCGCCGCCCGGGTCAGCGTCATCGCCGGCACAGCACCCAGCGCCCTGGATCAGCTGCCGGGACCGCTCGACGGCTTCCTCTGCGCCCACATGCTGGGCCACCTGGAGAGCACGGAGCGTGGGGCGCTCTTCCGCGCGCTGAGCCGCCGCCTGGCCCCCGGTGGCGTCGGGATCGTCACCGCACCACGGCTGCGCCCCGAGCCTTCCGGAGAACCCATGGTCCACACGCGTCGGCTGGGCGGGCTGGACTACGTGGCCAGGTATCACCACCAGGACGCCGAAGACGGCACGGAGAACACCCAATGGCAGCGCTACGAGGTGCGCGACGGTGAGACCGTACTGCGCAGCCTCGAGGCGTCCAGCCGGTGGCGCACTGTCACCCAGGGTCAGCTGGCCGAGGAGGCGCGCCCCGCGGGGCTGCACCTGGAGAGCCTCTCCGACGGTCTCGCCGCGCTCAGAATGATCCGGCGTACCGCTCCGCCCAGTCGGCGACGTCGTTGATGTAGGGCACCGACCGGTTGTAGGCGCCGACTGCGGCGGCGAAACCGTCATCCGTGACGACCTCGCCGCCGCGCTCACACAGGAAGACGGCCGCCGTCAGGGAGGCGTCGTCGATGTTCTGCGGGTCCGGCGGGGACCCTACGCCCTGACCACCCGAGCCGTCCTGGGCGTGGAGCTCCCATGTCGTGGGGATGAACTGCATCGGCCCGACCGCGCGATCCCACTCGTCATCGCCGTCGAGCTCTCCGCCATCGGTGTCCGGGATCGCCGCGACCCCTTCTCCGCCGTCCAGCGCGATACCGATGATCGGCGGAGAGGCTGTGCCGTCCTCCGCCAGGGTCGAGCCCCCGTAGGTCCCATGATGGGACTCCACCTGACCGATGCCGGCCAGCGTGTTCCAGCCCAGGCCGCAGTCCAGATGCTCCTCACGCAGCCTCAGCGCCGCGCCCGCATAGGCCTCCAGGGCTCGGTCCGGAATCTGCACGACCTCGGCGGTCTCCGCCACCCAGTCAGGGTCGGCGAGCTCGCGGACCGGAAGCTCCGCCAGAGACTGCGCAGCCCGCGCCTGCTCGGAGAGCGGGGCGTGCCGTTGCACCGGGGCGTCAGGCAGTGAGGCGGCGCTCTCCTCGGAGAAGCCTTCAGGGGTTCCTGCACAGCCACAGAGCAGCACGAGGCCGCACGCCAGGGCCATGTGCCCGACCCGGCGCCGAGTCGCGAAGCTCCCCAGGACCACTCCTGCCCCGGGCGTCAGCCGTCCAGGGCCGCGCGACGCTCCGCAGAACGCTGGGCGGCAGCCTGGAGCTGCTCGGCCACGCGCACGGGGGCCGTGCCGCCGACGGCGTCGCGGGAGGCCAGCGAGCCGTCCACGCTGAGCACATCCCGGACCGCCGGAGTCAGCTCCGGATGGATGGCGGTCAGCTCCTCATCGGTGAGCTCGTGCAGCTCCTTGGCCGGGTCATGCTCCTCACAGGCACGCACGCACTCACCGGCGACCTCATGGGCCACTCGGAAGGGGACACCCTGCCGGACCAGCCACTCCGCCACATCGGTGGCCAGCGAGAAGCCCTGCGGGGCGAGCTCGGCCAGCCGCTCGGGATGGAAGCGCAAGGTGGCGATCATCCCGGAGACGGCCGGCAGCAGCATCTCCAGGGTGTCTACGGCGTCGAAAGCCGGCTCCTTGTCCTCCTGCAGGTCACGGTTGTACGCCAGAGGCAGCGCCTTCAGCGTGGCCAGGAGCCCGGTGTGGTCCCCGATCAGCCGGCCGGCCTTGCCACGCGCCAGCTCAGCGATGTCCGGGTTCTTCTTCTGCGGCATGATCGAACTGCCCGTGGAGTAGGCGTCATCAAGGGTGACGAAGCCGAACTCCTTGGTGGCCCAGAGGATCACCTCTTCACTGATCCGCGAGAGGTCCACCCCGATCATCGCCGTCACCCAGGTGAACTCGGCGACCAGGTCGCGGGAGGCCGTCCCGTCGATCGAGTTCTCCGTGGGGCCGTCGAAGCCCAGCTCCGCGGCGACCTGCGCCGGGTCCAGCCCCAATGACGATCCGGCCAGCGCCCCGGCGCCGTAGGGCGAGCGGGCGAGCCGGCGGTCCAGGTCGCCCAACCGATCGACGTCGCGCAGCAGCGGCCAGGCATGGGCGAGCAGGTGGTGGGCCAGCAGCACCGGCTGAGCGTGCTGCAGATGGGTGCGCCCCGGCATGGGCGTCC
It contains:
- a CDS encoding DNA-3-methyladenine glycosylase, with the protein product MELQQLDALFDGHATSLAPALLGCRLTVTTPQGAVTVRLTEVEAYGDQGEDPGAHSFRGRTARNDSLFGPPRRTYVYLNYGIHRCLNLACGPEGTAGGVLLRAGEVLHGHELAVERRRRDTGVKLLSGPGRLGQGLGITLSMDATPVALTSSEEHQLVDLPGEGAAFVLAPPSEPAAEILSGPRVGVSGAGGGAEFPWRYWVARASSVSAYRPGRNVPLRSSTQEHAG
- a CDS encoding GTP-binding protein, whose translation is MDLSSEEAPEAGGIGRRVDVVAVVGACGPERQEHAERLATSEGRVLLPARRLRTEPEVLDQAVSLLGRMRATSGLVVEHPLETPAMEIIGMLADPSMPTRLSAVICVVDATHLVTDLEAEDFVPLLDGTHHAARAELMVQQIEYASEIVLVNTAGLSARRIHTLEALLSALSPQASVSRAAERAVGPRPVHEEEYSQEQTRAGWVSLLNADFDPSIRSEDVTVVHYEQLRPFHPGRLHAVLETYLFERGAGQVVRSAGFCRLATRPHVTAQWDHVGAGFALEPLSFDHQMRTEDEVLAFGQELAIFGLGLDADRLTAALDEAALDDDELAAGPMLWATFPDPFPDWRTAPNL
- the ykgO gene encoding type B 50S ribosomal protein L36, giving the protein MKVRKSLRSLKKKPGSQVVRRRGKTYVINKKNPRLKARQG
- a CDS encoding class I SAM-dependent methyltransferase, whose product is MPRLDEYELIGELHDLFLGEEVWSSIRPALQDAFGPLPETALVADIGAGTGLSTRLLAGCFPGRLAAVEPSALMRTGLLTRTSDDAALAARVSVIAGTAPSALDQLPGPLDGFLCAHMLGHLESTERGALFRALSRRLAPGGVGIVTAPRLRPEPSGEPMVHTRRLGGLDYVARYHHQDAEDGTENTQWQRYEVRDGETVLRSLEASSRWRTVTQGQLAEEARPAGLHLESLSDGLAALRMIRRTAPPSRRRR
- a CDS encoding lytic transglycosylase domain-containing protein, with translation MALACGLVLLCGCAGTPEGFSEESAASLPDAPVQRHAPLSEQARAAQSLAELPVRELADPDWVAETAEVVQIPDRALEAYAGAALRLREEHLDCGLGWNTLAGIGQVESHHGTYGGSTLAEDGTASPPIIGIALDGGEGVAAIPDTDGGELDGDDEWDRAVGPMQFIPTTWELHAQDGSGGQGVGSPPDPQNIDDASLTAAVFLCERGGEVVTDDGFAAAVGAYNRSVPYINDVADWAERYAGSF
- the argH gene encoding argininosuccinate lyase, with product MAADATNDKHGTNEGSLWGGRFASGPADVMAALSKSTHFDWKLAPYDIAGSRAHARVLHRAGLLTEPELAGMLSALDRLADDVHSGAFAPVESDEDVHGALERGLLERAGEDLGGKLRAGRSRNDQIATMVRMYLRGQVRLISAGVLDVVDALIAQAQAHPGTPMPGRTHLQHAQPVLLAHHLLAHAWPLLRDVDRLGDLDRRLARSPYGAGALAGSSLGLDPAQVAAELGFDGPTENSIDGTASRDLVAEFTWVTAMIGVDLSRISEEVILWATKEFGFVTLDDAYSTGSSIMPQKKNPDIAELARGKAGRLIGDHTGLLATLKALPLAYNRDLQEDKEPAFDAVDTLEMLLPAVSGMIATLRFHPERLAELAPQGFSLATDVAEWLVRQGVPFRVAHEVAGECVRACEEHDPAKELHELTDEELTAIHPELTPAVRDVLSVDGSLASRDAVGGTAPVRVAEQLQAAAQRSAERRAALDG